One window of the Desulfatiglans sp. genome contains the following:
- the modB gene encoding molybdate ABC transporter permease subunit: MTFLSLTPLELEAIRLSLLVSLWAVAGGLPFGIAVAWLLSRFSFPGKSIVDGLIHLPLVLPPVVIGYLLLILLGRRGLIGAWLYEYLGITIAFTWKGAAVAAGIMAFPLMVRAIRISLENVDKGLEQAAHTLGAGPFRVFFTITLPLIIPGIITGLILSFARSLGEFGATITFVSNIRGETQTLPLALYTMTQMPGGELPAIRLCIISIIIAMAALMVSEFMTRHFSGRIRG; the protein is encoded by the coding sequence ATGACTTTTTTAAGTTTAACACCACTTGAGCTTGAGGCCATCCGTTTAAGCCTTCTTGTTTCATTGTGGGCAGTAGCAGGTGGTCTCCCTTTCGGTATTGCAGTGGCATGGCTTTTATCGCGTTTTTCTTTTCCCGGTAAATCCATTGTGGATGGCCTTATTCATCTGCCGCTGGTTCTACCTCCGGTGGTTATCGGGTATCTCCTCTTAATCCTGCTCGGGCGCAGGGGTCTGATAGGTGCATGGCTTTATGAATACCTTGGCATCACCATTGCTTTTACATGGAAGGGCGCAGCCGTAGCAGCCGGTATAATGGCATTTCCGCTTATGGTGAGGGCCATTCGTATTTCTCTTGAAAATGTAGACAAGGGGCTTGAGCAGGCGGCACACACGCTGGGGGCCGGGCCATTCAGGGTATTTTTTACTATCACCCTGCCGTTGATCATACCCGGTATTATAACCGGTTTAATACTCTCTTTTGCAAGGAGCCTTGGGGAGTTTGGCGCCACTATAACCTTTGTCTCCAACATCAGGGGAGAGACACAGACCCTGCCTCTGGCCCTTTATACCATGACGCAGATGCCAGGCGGTGAGTTACCTGCTATCCGCCTGTGTATAATATCTATAATTATTGCCATGGCTGCCCTGATGGTATCTGAGTTTATGACCCGGCATTTTTCTGGACGCATCAGGGGTTAG
- the modA gene encoding molybdate ABC transporter substrate-binding protein: MNFFITIKCLLIWLVGISTVTFAAQGEQKVTIFAAASTTNAMTDVGELFENHKMGKAILSFASASTLAKQIEQGAPADIFISANSEWMDYLDTRKLLEPGTRFDFLKNILMLIAPVTTPIDHIDLVKGQDLGKYLGDGLLSTGDPDHVPIGKYAKEALINLGMWQGLENRIARAKDVRAGLALVERGEAPLGIVYASDVKISDKVKVVGVFPEESHKPITFSVAIIAGKKSAAAIKFLEMLKSPEAKDIFTKYGFIVK, translated from the coding sequence ATGAATTTTTTTATTACCATCAAGTGTCTGCTGATTTGGCTTGTTGGTATCTCCACTGTTACCTTTGCAGCACAGGGTGAGCAAAAGGTAACAATATTTGCTGCTGCCTCAACAACCAATGCCATGACAGATGTGGGAGAACTGTTTGAAAATCATAAAATGGGGAAGGCCATTTTATCATTTGCATCAGCATCAACACTGGCAAAACAGATTGAACAGGGGGCACCCGCTGATATATTTATTTCTGCAAATTCAGAGTGGATGGATTATCTTGATACAAGAAAATTGCTTGAGCCTGGCACCAGGTTTGATTTTTTAAAAAATATCCTGATGCTCATTGCCCCGGTAACAACCCCTATAGACCATATTGATCTGGTGAAAGGCCAGGATCTTGGAAAATATCTGGGTGATGGTCTTCTTTCTACAGGTGATCCTGATCATGTCCCTATAGGTAAATATGCTAAGGAGGCACTTATAAACTTAGGCATGTGGCAGGGTCTTGAAAACAGGATAGCCAGGGCAAAGGATGTACGGGCTGGGCTGGCCCTGGTTGAACGTGGCGAGGCACCCCTTGGTATAGTTTATGCCTCTGATGTAAAGATATCAGACAAGGTTAAAGTTGTAGGGGTATTCCCTGAGGAAAGCCATAAGCCAATAACCTTTTCTGTAGCCATTATTGCTGGCAAAAAAAGCGCGGCAGCAATTAAATTTCTAGAGATGCTTAAAAGCCCCGAGGCAAAGGATATTTTTACAAAATATGGTTTTATTGTTAAGTAG